The Podarcis raffonei isolate rPodRaf1 chromosome Z, rPodRaf1.pri, whole genome shotgun sequence genome segment ttccggcgaaccagagcagcacacggaaacgccgtttaccttcccgctggagtggtacctatttatctacttgcactttgatgtgcttttgaactgctaggttggcaggagcagggaccgagcaacgggagctcaccccgtcgcggggatttgaaccgccaaccttctgattggcaagtcctaggctctgtggtttaacccacagcgccacctgcgtcccctttaTAGGTTAGGTAGGTGGTAAAGCCTTGACCAGGGCTGGCACAAAGATTGAGGGTTCCCTGACAAAAATTCCCTCTAGGACTCGCCCAGCACTATCCTGATGCCCCCCAAGATAAGCTTACAAAGGGGCAGAGAGGTGAGTGGTGGGGATTGGTGATGAGTGTCAGGCTTTGGTTATTTGTTTTAATTCTCGGGGGGTGTCTCTGCTCTTTGCCACCAGGTTATAAGAACATGTCTCATGCTTTGAACAAAACAGGCAGAGACATTGTGTTCTCGTGCGAGTGGCCACTGTATGAGAGACCCTTTCGGAAGGTAAGGAGAGGCCGCTTTGCAACCTTGCTATTTCCCTGGGgcatattgctggactacaacacccatcagctctGACAGTTGGCCATGCTTGCAGGGTTGCTGAAGGCTGTAATAGTAATTCAGCAccagctggaggaccaaaggttccccacacctgtcctAGGGCAAGGGCTGGTAAccaaatgttgatggactacagctcccatcaccccttacAATAAGTCATGCTGGGCTGGTTGAGGTCTGAtgtgagttggaatccaacaatgtctggagggtctccacaggttccccattcctgcacaGTAATCTCTGCTTGTGATCTGCATATGAGTACATAAAACAATCAGGAAAGGTGACTGTCATTGCCACACCAGTCATATTTGGTGTGCTGGGAGCCTGTTTGGCTATGTAATAGTGAAACCCATTGATTGTGATGTTAGGCTGCACCTTGGGAAAAGCATCTTCCCGCATTGCAACAGGAATGACTATAATCCTCCACCCCCAACTCACCAGATTAATCATCTGAAGAGATGGGAGGGTATGATAACACTTCCCTCCTTAGCTGATTTGCAGGGGTCAGCCAAGAGTCCTGGTGTGCATGTATGCTTGCTGTGTGCAGGAGAGTGTGGGGTGACCACGCCAGCTGTCAGGAGTGGTTCTCGGagagaaaaaggttcctcactcttGCTGCAGCGGCTTCTCCTGTGTTCAGAATGTGTTATGTTTAGTCTCTTAGGGATATATAGATGGCAAGAAGGGGGCGTTatggggaagggccgtagctcagaggtacagcatctggtttgcatgcagaaggtcccaggttcaacccccggcttctccagggagagacactctgcctggaaccctggcaATGCAAACATGGACCCGTGGTTTGActttgtgtaaggcagcttcctatgttcctaggaaAAGTTTCATGGGGCAAATGACTTCAGGAGAACTTGCAAAAAGGGAGGGAGCCCTATCCACGTCCTTCCCACACTTTATTTAAAGCCAAGTTGAGTCAGTGCTGCAAAACTGCCCTGCACAGTCTCTGGTAGAAGCCAGCCACATCCCCCACTGAAACAGTCCATTCCATTCTGACGCAGTGCTCAGTGGGACTGAAATATGACACATatcttaaataaaacaaataaatcgttgccacctcttttctctctctgtctttacTCCTCTTCCAGCCCAACTACACAGAGATCAAACAGTACTGCAATTACTGGAGGAATTATGCTGACGTCTACGATGCCTGGGGCAGCGTCAAGAACATCTTGGACTGGACTTCTTATAATCAGGACAGCATTGTGGATACCGCTGGGCCAGGGGGCTGGAATGACCCGGATATGGTAAGAAAACCTTTTTCTGGGTCACTTATTCCAGATTCCATGCTGTTGCTCAAGCATCCAAAACCTCGCAGCCTTCCTGAGCCCTGGAGAGGGGCCTGTAGCTCACTGGGAGAGGAGAACCTGCCTAGATTTAAACTCTAGCAATCCCAGATAGGGCTGGAAGAGGcttcagtctgaaaccctggagaactgctgtcagtcaTCGTACGCTGGGAGAGTGGTAGCTCAAAATGTACAGAGGATATCAGGCTGGGGTAGGAGGCTGTAGACCTGCCTTTAACCCAaatatgcatttggggacccaaatATTGTTACTATTAATTCTGTTTTTGCCCTTATTATTTGTATGGCGGTAGCGTTGCAGTTGCAACCCACCTTATGGCTTCGTGGTGGGTCCTGACACACTAACTTGAAGACCAGTGCTGTAGAGCAGTGGGTCCCAATTAGCTATGCACCATGGaccccttgtttttcaaaagacAAGCCAtgggaccccctacttttgaagaTTTTGGTATATCTATGgtatattttgttatgtgaatggtgccacagactcCCTGGGTGAGTTTTCTGTGGCCCACCaattgagaaccactgctgtagaGAATATTGAACTTGATGAACCAATTCGCTGATTCTGGCATAAAATAGCTTGTTGTATTCCAAAGTCATTGCTAAATATATAAAGCACATCCAGTCCCGGCTGCTGAAGAAGGTGAGTCCCTGCTCATCGGTCTTGCCTTGAGTATTCCCCAGGTACCTGCCTTTTATTTATTCACTCTCAATCTTCCTGCAAGCCcagacatctgctttgcatggctTTAGCTTCAATTCTGGGTTGTATATTAATTTGCATGTTTTCTTCAGGTTTATAAATTGACAATAAGCTCCTTGTGTTCCTTTCAAGAGCTTGGCTGCAAATACGTTTTTACATGAGGCCCACATGGAAACTCAGTGTGGTATAGAGTGCATTTTATGGCCAAAGTGTCTCTGCACCATAAAATTTCTGCCTATTGGCTATAGCCATTTGGGATGCCCTCAGGCTATTTCAGCTATTAATTAAACAAGCATTAAAAATGGAACATGTGAGAAAATATCATGGCATCCCTGTGCAGGGCCTTCCTAAGAAAAATACAGAGCAGCAGAATATAAAGAGTCTGATTCCTAATTCAGGCCCCAATCacaatatacatttaaatcagtatcataccactttaaacagtcatggcttccccaaagaattttgggtaCTTTAGTTTGTTAAGGACTCTGGGAGTTCTTAGAATACTTTTATTCTCCTCATGGATCTACAACTTGATATAAAAAAATAAGTTGTAGATCCATTTTTATTAAGTCTCcaacaatatttaaaaacatgtatcCTTTTTATTTTAGCATACAAATTTCTTCTTGACTTCCCACCCTTcctttcctgattttttttttactcctttttattagctttttatAGATCTACAACTTCTAAAATGGTCTAAGAGCCCGTCCTTCTTCTCAGGGACCCTCGGAATGTAGCTCTGCGAAAAGAGGGATTTCATAACAACTCCCGGCACcataccaaactacagttcccaggattcctcagGGAAAACCATGGCTCTATATTTATTATAGTGGTGCCatattgctttaaaaatgtaaactGCAGATAGAGCCACACATTTTAAGCGCACCAATATCAGGCTATAAAAGTTAGCCTAAGCTGTTCTGCTGGATTCACTTTTGGTGACAATCTCCACTTGaaaggcttgttggaaaaggTCTTCGTTAGGAGCCAAGGAAACAATAGAGATGGTGCCTCCCTTTGCAATGGGCCTTGCAAAGAGTAGGTGCTAccaaaacagtggtaccttgggttaagaactttattcgttctggaggtctgtttttaacctgaaaccgttcttaatctgaggtaccactttagctaatggggcctcccactgccaccgccgcgtgatttctgttctcatcctgaggtaaagttcttaacccgaggtactacttctgttatgtactgaagttctcaccctgggccagcagggggatactgtagatagttatgcaaatgaaggatcgaaagtgacgttcagtaattggatggatactgtagatagttatgcaaatgaaggatcgaaagtgacgttcagtgattggatggatactgtagatagttatgcaaatgaagaatcgaaagtgacgttcagtgattggatagttttagaaagttgttacagtaacgtggtactggagctctatataagcagactgactgagcccttcagttcagttctgttctggcctctgaataaagaagagctgtttgaagagtcactgtgtcgtctgatatgttcacccacaacttaacaacttcCGAGTTAGcgtcgtctgtaacctgaagtgtttgtaacccgaggtaccactgtaaaggcctTATTTCTACACTGTGTGGAGCAGACCTTCTGATGAGGTAGTATATGCCAGAGACCATTACACTGAGTCAGGCTGTTTGCTCATCTAACCCAGAATTGTCTACACAGACGGGCAGCATCTCTTCAGGGCTTCAGGCAAACACAGGCTTTTCCTAAAAACTTTCCTCTCGTCTTCTTAACTGGgaatgcctgggattgaaccttttCAGCGCAAAGAACATGAGCTGAGCTGTGGGAGTGGACGTATCTGGTGATAATTAAGGGCTGGATTTGGCCCTGTGGCCTCCAGCGGCTAATCACCAGCCTAGTTCCCTTCCTTAGTGTAGCATCCCGATACCTAAGAGTTGTAACCCCCTTCAATATGGTAATTCTCCTCTACCACCCTCTTATGCCAGCTGGTGATTGGAAATTTTGGACTGAGCTGGGATCAGCAAGTAACTCAGCTGGCACTCTGGGCCATCATGGCGGCTCCACTTCTCATGTCCAATGACCTGCGTCAGATTAGCCCACAGGCCAAGGCTCTTCTCCAAAACAAAGAAGTGATAGCCATCAACCAGGATCCACTGGGCAAGCAAGGATATCGAATCACCAAGGTAAGAATGCCATGGGGAAAAGGTGTGTGGAGAGTAGGAGGAGGAAAGTTTTGAAACAAGgtggttttaataataataataataataataataataataataataataataataataatttataccccgcccttcctggttcaggaaACCGGggtcagggtggctaacaacaaatttaaaacacttaattgatgcaacccaaaacagcataaaatacagtataaaatgtgaataacaataaattcacaattcaaaaatcaatttaggggggaaatccatccaataaacattagattatcaccagggctagctggctaaattagtcctatttgggccagcgaggagaccagggagaattagctgtgggatcccagagcgggtaatcttcataaaaaggggagggggagggaaggaaggaaggctaagttcaaattgaaagccaagcggaagagctctgtcttacaggccctgcggaagaaagttaaatcctgcatggccctggtctcgtgggacagagcattccaccaggtcggactCTCCTGTTCTCAGCCTTGATGTCTTTAGccttgtttcccaaacttgagtcgccggccttgttttggactacagttcccatcatccctgacaactggtcctgctagctagggatgatgggagttgtagtccaaaaaacagtcGGACACCCAAAGTTTGGGAAATTGCTTTAGATGAAGTTGAAAGGCTGTACTCATCCAGATCATGTTCCAAATACAAATGGGACgcagccccaccaacctcagttaggcctcacctgcctgcctactTACCTACAGCAATACCTGGTGGCCCtgctgtcagcttccttctctgTAGCCTCAGTACTGCTATTGTAAAATTCATTACTTTTTAAGATTTCCTCCCCTACGTTCAAGCAGTTTATACACATTCTATGAATGAATTGGTTAGCTCTCCCTGTCATTTGGCTTTGGCTCCAGATCCTGTTTGTAGGGCTTTCTGCTTTCCCTCCCTGCCCACTTCGAACAGGCACCAGCAGCAGGTGATATTGTTAATTCATTGAGCCTAATATTGGAAGTAGAGGAACTTGGGCAGAGGTCTTTCACACCACCTGCTTCCTCATCCTTTTAACTGGCAGTTCTTTTAAGGAAGTACATTTTAAGTTTCTTAAGAGCCTGTGTTTTGCAGCATTAAGAGTGTGAGCTGGGAAGACTCCTTTCAAATTGCCTCTGATGTGAGCTTACAGGGTGGCTGCTTTTAAGCAAGccatctttcttccttccttagaTGATCCATTTAAATAAGAGGTGAGGGGtccttttcagcttgagggccacattccgttAGGGGAAACCTGAAGGCTGCATTCCATGCAAAATTCCCaagtttattcacacacacatacacccacccacaccctttccatccaggcaagcgaaAGGCAGCATCACAGTTCCAAGGTGGTTACAGCTGGACAATACCACTCAAGGAAATCATGGAACAGGACTGGAGAGACACAAATAAAGAGGCCTGGAGGTTTTCATTTGGCCCCTGCATCCAAAATTCCCTGCTCCCAATTTAAACGAAGTTTCCCATTTtgaatagatagataaatatcctGAGTGCAGTcgagaaacatctggagagcaagaggTTCCTAGCTCTGCTTTATAGCAATAAATAACATTGGATCAGGGTTATCACAGGATTGCTTCCTCCAGTATCAACCTCCTGAAGATCTCCATCAGAGGCCTCCTGGTGCTCTTGCTAGAGGAATATAGTGAGACAGCCTTGTCGGTGGTGGCCCCTTGTTTATGGAACACCCTTCCCTGAAGGGCATGGGAGTCCCCAACAtgatctgcacagaattttgctcaatggttgccatcaatttgattttaattaattttataatgaatgtttttagaatgttggattattttgattgttgttagccgccctgagcccagcttcggctggggagggcgggatataaataaaaaattattattattattattattattattattattatcttttgtcGTTCTGTCCTTGAAGCCCTTTTAGTAGTTTTTTAAGGGTTCGCCATATAAAGTTTCGTAAACTTTACTTGTCgtctttgttgttttgtttgtaagCAGTTTTGTATGTTAACAGAAAAAGCAGTctacagagcagggatggggagcctgtgtccttccagatgctgatggctacagctcccatcaccctgcCTATTGGGCTGGTTGGCTGTGGCCAACGGGAGTTGgcagcccaacatctggagggccacagctccccCATCCCCAGTGATTGTTACTGCAGCTGGTAATGGATGTTGTGTCTTTCCAGGAAAACTACTTCGAGCTGTGGGAGCGGCCCCTGTCAGGCGGAGCCTTTGCCATTGCTGTGCTGAACCGTCAGGAGATTGGTGGACCACAGGCTTTTGTCTTCTCTACTGCCTACCTTGGCAGTGGTTTAGCTTGTAACCCTGCCTGCTCCATCCAGCAGATCCTTCCCACCAGCGAGGATTTGGGGCTGCACAACTGGGTTTCACCTTTGAAGGTGGTGGTGAACCCAACTGGCACAGTGCTGCTGAAGACGGTGGTGACTGAGGAGAAACTGTTTGATAATGGAAAGAAGCGCTTTCCAGAGTTCTTGTAACATAGCATAttctttcccccctcatttttttCTCCCAAGGAGGACTTTTAAGCAGAAGCAAGTAACCTTCCTACAGGGGAAAGGTTGCTACAACATCAACTCCTTAGTTCAGTGCCACATTCCTAATCCTGCAGTGACTTCTAAATTTCCTTTAAAGTGTAAGAACCTGCATTTCTGGGCAAGTAAGCTGGAGATAGCAGTCTATGCCTTATTGCGCTTTGCCAAACACAGTATCAACACCATGTTTTCTTCTTCTACCTCTGGGGGATGCCAAGCACGATGAATGTAGTTGTGTTGTTAAGAAAAAGGCTGTGGTTATACACCAGTAACTCCTGTGGGCAGTCACCTATTCCTGCAGCTTACTCAAACCACAATATACACAgctttgttacttttagtcctctCCCCCCACTACCTAAAGATAATTATAGCACAGGTGAGATTACAACATGCACACCCCGTTGTACCTCAGGCACTTTTCTGAAAACCTGTTTCAGTAGGACACTTGAATAAATTGTACTATGCCTATTTATTGAACTTCTATTTTTGCCTGtgggttttgtttgttgtgtAAGCCACGTTGTATGGGGGGAAAGCAGTCTTATCAGTAAATCTAGGGGAAATCTCAGCTGTGTTGCTACCAGTAAGTTTGAAGTCATCATGGACTTTTCATACCGCTAAGCCTCACTGCTTCACTAAAGTGATCCATACAATGTGATTGTACAAGAGATACTGGCAAAATGTTTTCAATGAATCTTTGCTGTCTTTCTGCCATGAACTAATTCCCTGTTGCTGGCAAGAGATAATGGAAGTGAATTAAAAATCCACATGATCAAGCTATTGGGGTTTTCGTGTTATATTCCATTTGCTGCTTATTGGTTAAAGGAACACAATGGGAAAAATCAGGTCAGTTGTTCTGGCCAAATACAATGAAGCAAGAAACTAAAATTTGCTTATGATTTCTTGAAACTTAAATGTTTGTTTCTAAATTTTTAACAAATAAAGGTGCAAAAATCTCAAAATTTAAGCATTctaaagaaaaaagactgagaaTATAGTTACAAGTGATTATGGGAGTTTAGTGAAGGCTTATCCTGCATATGCCTTTGAACTCTTGGGGGTTTacagtgttggactacaactcccatcatcccctaaccattggtccttctggcttggggtgatgggagttatagtccaacatctggggaccagaagctgagaaaggctgccctaatcACTGCACAAATTATGAAGTCTCTGCTAGAGACTGAAGCGAGACACGCATGGAAAATAGCTTTCGTCCCTGTACTGTACATTACTTTCCATATTCCCAATTGCTTCAAGACCTGAAAAAGCAACATCCCTGCTTATCTTCCAACAGAGAGTCCCAGCAATGAAAGTAGTCCCAGAGAAATATGTTATGTCAGTGAATTGGCTTACAATGAATGTTTTCCCCAAAAGGAATGTGCAAGTGGGGGAAAAGGCTAGACATGGGTAAATATTGAATGAGTGGGAAAGGGGAACAGAGAAAGCAGGGTTTGGTCCTAGGCTGCCTGTATAAAATGTCGCAGAGAAAACAGAATgacaaaaaggaaataaataaaagataaatGCCAAGAGGCAAAGGCAGTCATGTCCTACACATAGCAGCACAATATAATGAAAACACGCCCCCACTTTCTTCAGCAAGCCTCATAGTTGGGCACGAGAGCTGAAAAATATCCACATCTGTATACTCAATTCTGACTAAACTcggcctcctagagcaaaatatacaccagTCTCAGGGTTTTATAATCTCCATGCGCGTAGACCCTTGGTATTTAGTCTACTGGGAGTTTAGGACTGAAGTTGTAAGTGCCCAGCGCACTTTTCTCtggtgtgtgtttgagagagaatgGGCTGATGCTACATTCTGAGTAAATCACAAAGCTGTGGGTTGAACAGAGTAGTGCTGTAGCACTGGCTCAGAACTCTTTTAAAAGCAGTTGTTTTTGTGTACCCTAGGTTCCCTCCCATCAGGGACTGGAATGGTGGTGACAGCAAATACTGAAGAGTAAGATCCACTGGTAAACTTGCAGGGTTAGTGTGTTGCAGCTGGGCAATAAGGGGGTCAAGGAAAGCTATCTTGGGCCACAGACCTGCTTTGTCACAGGGATAAAATGAGATAAACTCACACTAGTAAACAAAAATGGCTATGACACATATTAGGGTGATCCAATAGGACTTTTATTACATTTCATACACCAACCAACAATGGGTTCCACAGCAGCCTAGAACTGGATAACCTGGCCCTGTAAGGGGAAATAAAAAAACCAGACTGAGTATACAGCCAACAGCACCCGAAAGCATTTTTAATTTTGtagattcccccccaccccccatttgcaAAAGAGGCTTATCACTTGCTATCAGCTGACCAGGACCACTCCCAAAGACTAAAGATAAACCTAGAAAATGATTTTAAACGTGTATGATTGTGGGTCCCATATAAGGCACCCTGAAAAGTATAGTTTTTCATACTATTTGAATCCACTGCACAAAAAGCCCTAAAACAAGATAGGTGCATGAGAAAGGTGTAcatatcctgatttgttttcactTATTTATTCCTCCAACTCTTTTCTGTCATCACACTATATCAAACCCACTTTTACAATCAATCTAATGGTCCAAAGGACAGCTATTATCTCTCACTGTCACAACAAACACCCTCAATTAGCAAGACAGGCAGCATCAATTTGGACACTAAAGGATGGGGCCAGCATTGCACAGAACATGACTTAGCAAAGGATTGTACCTTTCTCTTCTTGTCTCCTCCCAACTCGAAGTGCTTGCACCTCTTAATGGCCAGCATCCTCTTTGACCTGCAATTGGGCTCCACACATTCCAGTCTCAGCACGATCTTCTTTGTGGTCTTTGCCTGAAACAGAAAAGAAAGTCTATTCAGGCCCTCACAAAGGCCTATCTCAACATTTGTCCCCTACCTTCCCTACACCTACTTACAAGGCAAGGCAGAAAGGGAAGCAGAAAAGTGAAAAGGTGAGGCAATCAGTCAGATTAGTATTCCGTGAAAATGAAAAGTGAACAAAATTAAGCTGAGATCCTAAAAAGGAAGATCCAGTCCCAGAAGTCCtgatttttcattcattcatattaaTTCCTGAAATAAACCCAAAACAGGAATTCTCCAGTTCCACACCAGCATACTCAGCTTCAAGTTGCACCATACAAGTTCCCATAGCCTTCCAGTCAGGCTCACCTTTTTGCGGAAGATGGGCTTTGTTTGGCCACCATAGCCACTCTGCTTGCGATCATATCGCCGCTTTCCTAATGGGAAGAAATTAAATCCTTCAGATAACAGTGAAGTCTACTTGAAACTCAACCCCCCTAAACACTACAAGACAAGGGAACAACCAACTTCACCATGAGGTAGGTTGGTTATCTGTATTCCTACAACATGCAACTGTTTCCTCCTGCCACACATTCTTGGAACAGCTTACCTTGCCTATTTTTCTCCCCTATGGTTCTGAGGTTTCACAAGCCAGGTGTTGTTTATCtactttactgttgttgttgtgtgaTGAGGTATACGCAGGGagaatctttatttttaaatgttaaggGAACCTCTGTATTTATtcccttatccccccccccacgcctccACATTTTGTATGGGTTGTGCACACAAAGGCCAACACTGCAAAGTAAAAGCAAAATCCACTTAATGAAGTAGAACACTTCATGTATTCACGACATGAGCTGATTCCGTATTTCCCACATGGCACAATGCTCTGTACTCCTCCTGCATTTTCTTAAATTAATGAAAGATATGCTCAAATAACGTTTTACAGATGGCAATCCCAAGTTTCAAAAAAATGTACAATTTCTACAATATTGCAGGCATGCTCTTTGTGATTCCAAGAAATTGGGAGTAAAATGTACACTTCTGCAACTTACCCTGAGCATACAAAGACTCCTTGCCCTTCTTGTACTGGGTTACTTTGTGGGGCTGGTGCTTCCCACACTTTTTGCAGTAAGTCCTGCGGGTTTTGGGGACGTTCACCTGGCAAAGAAGAGCAAGTTAAGTTTTACAGCAGTAAGTGTGTCTCCTTAGCTTTGCATGCAACCATGTGATTATATCCTGCTAACTAGATAATTAGCATACCATGTGGTCAGGCAGAGTAAGATGCCCCTTAATAGGAAAACCCACCTAGCGAAAATGCATACAAGGGGCCAATGGAACATAGCTCACAGCAGTGTTCTTTTCAAGTGTAAATTGTGAAATAAAAAACAGGagttgagcacaacagcattctcacATCCCACAGCAACTGCTCTTCTGAGGTACACATGGCAATCGACAGGTTTACACGACGGA includes the following:
- the GLA gene encoding alpha-galactosidase A, with amino-acid sequence MDRSCGMGLPVLLLPVLLLALSCPAGALENGLARTPPMGWLHWERFLCQVDCDEEPRRCISEQLFMQMADLMVSDGWRDVGYQYLCIDDCWMAPTRDKQGKLQPDPNRFPSGIRKLADYVHSKGLKLGIYADVGNKTCAGFPGSRGYYDLDADTFAGWGVDLLKFDGCNFGTLELLAEGYKNMSHALNKTGRDIVFSCEWPLYERPFRKPNYTEIKQYCNYWRNYADVYDAWGSVKNILDWTSYNQDSIVDTAGPGGWNDPDMLVIGNFGLSWDQQVTQLALWAIMAAPLLMSNDLRQISPQAKALLQNKEVIAINQDPLGKQGYRITKENYFELWERPLSGGAFAIAVLNRQEIGGPQAFVFSTAYLGSGLACNPACSIQQILPTSEDLGLHNWVSPLKVVVNPTGTVLLKTVVTEEKLFDNGKKRFPEFL
- the RPL36A gene encoding 60S ribosomal protein L36a; translated protein: MVNVPKTRRTYCKKCGKHQPHKVTQYKKGKESLYAQGKRRYDRKQSGYGGQTKPIFRKKAKTTKKIVLRLECVEPNCRSKRMLAIKRCKHFELGGDKKRKGQVIQF